The genomic segment GCGCATGATCAAAAAACGCAGTATCGTAAGAGATACGGAAGAGACTGCTGACCGTGCCGCGTAACTGGTACAGGGCTGAGCCCCGCTACTGAATCCGTACATATTGAAAAGCATTGTATGACTTCCGATACAATTTCATCGCTTCCTGTCACCGTTTTGATCGCGGCGAAGAATGAGGAAGACGCTGCTGAACGAAAGGCGGCCTGAACGATGGCAGGTGTCTCAGTTCTTATTCTTACCTTGGATGAAGAGAAGAATCTGCCCGCATGTTTATCAGCACTTTCCTGGTGCGATGACATCCATATTGTTGATTCATTCAGTTCCGATGCAACTGTCAGCATCGCCCGGTCAGCGGATGCTCAGGTCATACAGCGAGCCTTTGACAGCTTCGCAGGGCAAAGAAACTACGCACTTGACAGGATAAAATTTAAGCATGACTGGGTACTTCATCTGGATGCGGATGAAATCTGTACAGAGGAGCTTCGACGTGAGGTCTGTGAGCAGACAGAGGAAACCGAATATGATGCTTTTCGTATCCCATCCAAAATGATGTTCATGGAAAAGTGGCTTAAGTTCTCTGGCATGTATCCCACGTATCAGGTGCGACTGGGGCGACAGGACGGTTTTCGATTCAAACAGGTTGGCCACGGGCAACGGGAGGATCTCGATCCATCGTGTATCGGAACACTGCAAAGCCCATACTGGCATTATTCATTTTCAAAGGGACTCGACGAGTGGTTTGATAAACATAATCGGTACTCGACACAGGAAGCTCTGAGGGTGGACGGCGCCGTCAATTTGGATCTGGCAGGACTGTTCTCTCTTTCAGACACAACACGAAGAAGGCGTGCATTGAAGCAACTGTCCTTTCGGCTGCCCTTTCGTCCGACGCTCCGATTTCTGTACATGTACCTGCTTCGCAGAGGAATTCTTGATGGAGTTGCCGGATACCGTTACTGCCGTCTTCTGTCGGTATACGAAGCGATGATTGATGCAAAAGTTGCCGTATCTCATCAACACACGGCAACGTTGCCATTGGAACGAAATACGGCAGACTATCACTTAACAGGCAGAAAAACGGCGTAGTTTCCTGTGTTGATTTTCTCTTTGCTGCTCTTCAGATTCCATAACGGCATCATCCGTCATGCGGCGTTAGATTGCGTCGGACCGATGGAACGGGCGCCATCATCGCTGCGGGCCCTGAGATCGAACAAACCAAAGATTTCATCCGCATTCAGACTCAGCGACACGTCATCGTTGTCTCCGTCCCCCAGAATCGAATCAAACAGTTCGCGTTTTTCCCGCAGTACTCGGTCGATGCGTTCTTCGATTGTGTTCGCGCAGATGAATCGAGTAACAATCACAGGATTCTGCTGGCCAATGCGATGGGCTCGGTTGATCGCCTGATCTTCAACGGCCGGATTCCACCATCGATCGAATAAGAATACGTAAGCAGCGAATTGCAGATTCAGTCCGACTGCACCTGTACCGTAGCTCATTAACAGCAGATGAGCATCCGGATCGTGCTGGAACTGGTCCAGAATAGGCTCACGTTTTTTCGACGGAACACCACCGTGATAGATCAACGGATTGAATGGCTGTAATCGTGTTTCCAGCCAGTCAAGGGATTTGGTCCACTGACTAAACAGGATCGCTTTTCCGCCGCTGGCCGATATTTCTTCCATGTCAGCCATCAGTCGTTCCAGCTTCGTACTTTCGCCAGTCAGCGGATCAAAGTTGGTGATCTGTTTCAAACGAAGCACAAGTTCAAATACATGCTGTACGGTGATGGCGTCCCCAAGATCATTTAGCTGCACGATCCCTTCTTTTTCCGCTGTACGGTATGCCGATTCCTGAGCGTCTGAGAGCTGAAGTTCAGCGTCGCGGTCGATGCGAGGCGGCATGTCCGTCATCACGAGGTCTTTGGTTCGACGCAGGATGTGTTCGTTGGCAAGTTTTGACAATTGGCGCAAATCCGGAACAGCTTGATTTGGAACGACTTCCAGAAATTCGAAGAGGGAAACCAGTTCCTCCGGACGATTCTCAATCGGTGTCCCTGTGAGTGCCCAGTTTCGACGGCGTTCGATGTTTCGGGCAACCTGAGCCGTCCGCGAGTTGCGGTTTTTGATTCTTTGGGCTTCGTCCAATACGAGCAGGTCGAACTTCGGCCGCTCTTCGTCAGGTATTTCCGGCAGGTCACGTGTCATGAGTTCGTAGTTTGCAATGAGAATCGGGACCCCGGGCATTGTCCACAACATACGACGTCGAGTGGAATTTCCTTCTATCGTGACGACGGGTAGTTCCTCCGCCCACATACGGAACTCACGCTGCCAGTTTGGAATCAGCGGTTTCGGGCAAATCAGCAGGATCCTCCGGATCTGACCGGCTCGCAGCAGCAGGCGGATCCCCGTAATGGTTTGCATTGTTTTTCCCAGACCCATCTCATCTGCCAGCAGAGCAGAATGTCGTGCAAACAGCCATGCGATCCCTTCGTACTGATAAGGAAACGGTTCGAACGGCATGATCAGTTCCTGGCCCGCCAGCCATGTTTCCAAGGGCGGCTGCAGCAGATAAAACAGGCGATCCTGCAGCGAAACAGCTCCCGGCGGTGGTTTTACTCGCGTACGTTTATGCTGGCGGCTGTTGGATGATGCTGTTGTAGAATTTCTCCTGGATTCAATTTTGCGCAGGTTTGTTCCGTCACTGGCAGTTTCAGTCACATCTCCCGTGGGCAGGAATTCAGCTCCTTCCGGAAGGGTCAGGCCTATACACCTCACAGGAATTTTACGCGGTTTCCACGAGGGCACGAAAGCCGGTTCCATCCCCAGTGGGACTGCCTGAACGTCCAGTCGAGGTAGTCGCTGCAGGGCCGGATTGAAACCAGACGCAATGGTGTCAATATCCAGCGACAAATCAACTTTGGCGCATGTAACGTTTTGCGCCGCCAACCCTGGAGTGCCTGCTTTAGTCATCGCGTCAGCACCGATTTGACGGTTTCACTCAGAGCTGCATGGACACGTTCCATAGGCTCTTCAAGATCGGCCTGATCGGGTACCAGATGTATCCGGCCCTCAAGCAGGTCCGCATCAGCGGTGTGATCACTGTGGAAGTGCAGGCACCTTCCGCCCATCATCCGGGTTATTGTGGCACCGGCCGCAGCAGTATCGCTGAGATACGCGACGGGTGTTTCAGTGTGGTTCCGCAGTTCAAGCATTTCTTCATCACGAACAACCACCAGATCCGGCTTAATTCCAACTCGCTGCAACAGTGTACTGCCGATCAGTTCACCAAGAAGCCAGGATTTGAGTGCCCGTCCGTAGAGAATTTCCTGGGTGCGGTCGGGTTTGACCGGAGTGGTGCACTGAAATTCGAGTGGCCGACCGTTGTGGCTGGTGACAAGCAGCCCACCCACGTGGCCTCGACCGTCCACTTCAAGTGCCGCCATGAAACCCAGGCGAAACTTCTCTGCCGTACGAATGGCCGACATTCAACGTCTTTCGCTGCGAGGTCTGACCGGCAGATTCTGCCGGTGTTGTTCCCACGGTTTTGCGGTAGCAGTGAATCTGTGTGAGTCATCGACGTAACGGATATGACGGCTTTAGCGGTTCGGCAATCCACCGGGGTTGTCGTCAAAGATGGCGGCAGTCGACGCCTGTCTTTCTACCCGTCCAGATGTTGTGCAAACCATCTGCGAACCTGCTGCCACATCGCTTCAGAGAGTACATGACCGGCACCGGTTTCAATGTATGAACTAAACTGAGCCGATGCATCCTGATCGGCATAGACCTGAGAAATTCGCCGGATTCCTTCGCGGGCATGCTCGATCGGAGACCCCGTGTCGTTCTCACCCAGATTCAGATGCAACGCTCGAGGAGCAATGAGTGAAGCGATTTCAGGAGTGTCACCGTACCGAAACCAGCCTGGCACAAAGTTGGGAAAACAATGCAGCAGATGGTGGTCGTGGATAGCCGAATAGGTTGGCAGACAGCAATTGCTAACCAGTGCCTTGAGGCGAGGTTCATGAGGTCCCACGAGCCAAGTGTGAGTAGACCCCATGGAGTGGCCGTAACAACCCAGGTGATCGGCATCGACCTCCGGCCTTTCACACAGAAAATCGACCGCGCGACGCATATCCAGGATGTTCTTCCACGCCATACAACGTCCGTCAACGATGTATCGCAAAAACTCAAATCGTTCGTACTTCATTCCGGGCAGCCTGCCGGTTGGATCCCGACGTTCTTCAAAGCACAGTGCATCCGGGCACAGCGTAACGTATCCTTGTTTTGCGAGTGCAACTCCCGTGTGATGCATGGAATTTCCGGCGAATCCCGCAGGTTCGGATTTTCCCAGCTCGTATTGTCCTGCGTGCTGATGCCAGACCGCCACAGCGGGAGCCGGATTTTCGGCATCCACACCGTCCGGAATCAGCAGATACGCTGCAACCCGGTCACCTGGCTCAACCTCATACGTAACCGACTCAATTCGATATCCATTTTTATGAATTGTTTCACGAAGTTGTGGTCTCAACGGACATGGATCCGGCCACGGTCCACCCAGGCACTGCACCAGCTGTCTGCGAAGCTGATCAGGAGACAATTCTGCAGCATCGTTACGACCTGTGCCGGCATGCGAAATTTCTGCCGTTAACCCGCCTGACAGCACACCAGCTGCCGTTAGTTTGATGATATTGCGCCGCGTCTGAATGTCCTGCATCTTAGATCTGTCCAGGTTTGGCTGATAGAATTTCGAAAATCGAGATACGTTACATCCCGGATACGCTGACCGGAATCACCTGGCAGAACAGGATCCAGACTGCTGGTTTCTGTTCCTGCGAAACTGAGTTGCCGAAAGACTTCCGAAACTCACATAGAAGCTGTGGTGCGATGGAAACTGACCAGGTTTCAATATCAGCAGAGTGGTATAATGAAAAAATTCAGTCCATTCACCCTCCGGAGAACATCCGGCCTGTCGTACCAGGACAGAACTGCTTGCGGTTGGGTTCGCCCCTGGCGGGGAACCATTACCGCATGTAGAGCGTCAGCATTCGATACAGCACGGACGGAGTATCTTCTCCTACAACATGAACCGC from the Fuerstiella sp. genome contains:
- a CDS encoding glycosyltransferase family 2 protein, producing MAGVSVLILTLDEEKNLPACLSALSWCDDIHIVDSFSSDATVSIARSADAQVIQRAFDSFAGQRNYALDRIKFKHDWVLHLDADEICTEELRREVCEQTEETEYDAFRIPSKMMFMEKWLKFSGMYPTYQVRLGRQDGFRFKQVGHGQREDLDPSCIGTLQSPYWHYSFSKGLDEWFDKHNRYSTQEALRVDGAVNLDLAGLFSLSDTTRRRRALKQLSFRLPFRPTLRFLYMYLLRRGILDGVAGYRYCRLLSVYEAMIDAKVAVSHQHTATLPLERNTADYHLTGRKTA
- a CDS encoding DEAD/DEAH box helicase, with protein sequence MTKAGTPGLAAQNVTCAKVDLSLDIDTIASGFNPALQRLPRLDVQAVPLGMEPAFVPSWKPRKIPVRCIGLTLPEGAEFLPTGDVTETASDGTNLRKIESRRNSTTASSNSRQHKRTRVKPPPGAVSLQDRLFYLLQPPLETWLAGQELIMPFEPFPYQYEGIAWLFARHSALLADEMGLGKTMQTITGIRLLLRAGQIRRILLICPKPLIPNWQREFRMWAEELPVVTIEGNSTRRRMLWTMPGVPILIANYELMTRDLPEIPDEERPKFDLLVLDEAQRIKNRNSRTAQVARNIERRRNWALTGTPIENRPEELVSLFEFLEVVPNQAVPDLRQLSKLANEHILRRTKDLVMTDMPPRIDRDAELQLSDAQESAYRTAEKEGIVQLNDLGDAITVQHVFELVLRLKQITNFDPLTGESTKLERLMADMEEISASGGKAILFSQWTKSLDWLETRLQPFNPLIYHGGVPSKKREPILDQFQHDPDAHLLLMSYGTGAVGLNLQFAAYVFLFDRWWNPAVEDQAINRAHRIGQQNPVIVTRFICANTIEERIDRVLREKRELFDSILGDGDNDDVSLSLNADEIFGLFDLRARSDDGARSIGPTQSNAA
- a CDS encoding dienelactone hydrolase family protein, translating into MQDIQTRRNIIKLTAAGVLSGGLTAEISHAGTGRNDAAELSPDQLRRQLVQCLGGPWPDPCPLRPQLRETIHKNGYRIESVTYEVEPGDRVAAYLLIPDGVDAENPAPAVAVWHQHAGQYELGKSEPAGFAGNSMHHTGVALAKQGYVTLCPDALCFEERRDPTGRLPGMKYERFEFLRYIVDGRCMAWKNILDMRRAVDFLCERPEVDADHLGCYGHSMGSTHTWLVGPHEPRLKALVSNCCLPTYSAIHDHHLLHCFPNFVPGWFRYGDTPEIASLIAPRALHLNLGENDTGSPIEHAREGIRRISQVYADQDASAQFSSYIETGAGHVLSEAMWQQVRRWFAQHLDG